Proteins co-encoded in one Ananas comosus cultivar F153 linkage group 15, ASM154086v1, whole genome shotgun sequence genomic window:
- the LOC109720989 gene encoding barley B recombinant-like protein C: protein MDEDGGLGLRNWGFYDPPVKGNLGLQLSSVAAERDAKKPPPLPLPLLSNGGGGGSAGFLHRDCVVPEPSVPMMDYMRDGAGWGAHHPHHHHQHQHQHHHHHHQQHPNYGGAAAAAAAAAMLPNIMHTLHMMPAPPQPQLPEPPLEAPKDEDRVAPALAPPMPDEPPPSKKRLGGARPSHKPPKPRKPKKAAAFPESPNGSTSSSRGKRKSTDMVINGIDLDISRIPTPVCSCTGAAQQCYRWGAGGWQSACCTTSISMYPLPMSAKRKGARIAGRKMSQGAFKKVLEKLAGEGYNLSNPIDLKTFWAKHGTNKFVTIR, encoded by the coding sequence ATGGATGAAGATGGGGGGTTGGGGCTTCGGAATTGGGGCTTCTACGACCCTCCGGTGAAGGGGAATTTGGGGCTCCAGCTCTCGTCGGTGGCGGCGGAGCGCGACGCGAAgaagccgccgccgctgccgctgcctcTCTTATcgaatggcggcggcggcggcagcgccgGATTCCTCCACCGTGACTGCGTCGTGCCAGAGCCATCTGTTCCGATGATGGACTACATGCGCGACGGCGCCGGGTGGGGTGCCCACCACCCACACCATCAccaccaacaccaacaccaacaccaccaccaccaccatcaacAACACCCCAATTATGGCGgtgccgccgcagccgccgccgccgccgcgatgcTCCCGAACATCATGCACACCCTTCACATGATGCCGGCCCCGCCGCAGCCGCAATTGCCCGAGCCGCCGCTCGAGGCGCCCAAGGATGAGGACCGGGTGGCCCCGGCCCTGGCCCCGCCAATGCCGGACGAGCCGCCCCCCTCGAAGAAGCGGCTTGGCGGAGCCCGGCCCTCGCACAAGCCCCCCAAGCCCAGGAAGCCTAAGAAAGCCGCGGCCTTTCCCGAGAGCCCGAACGGCTCGACCTCTTCTTCccgggggaagaggaagagcaCTGATATGGTAATCAACGGCATCGATTTGGACATCTCGCGGATCCCCACGCCCGTCTGCTCGTGCACGGGAGCCGCACAGCAGTGCTACCGGTGGGGGGCCGGGGGGTGGCAGTCCGCATGTTGCACCACTAGCATTTCTATGTATCCCCTGCCGATGAGTGCGAAGAGGAAGGGGGCGAGGATCGCCGGGCGGAAGATGAGCCAAGGGGCCTTCAAGAAAGTGCTCGAGAAGCTCGCCGGCGAAGGGTATAATCTTTCTAATCCGATTGACTTGAAAACCTTTTGGGCCAAGCATGGGACCAACAAGTTTGTGACTATCAggtaa